The genomic region GATGGAAAACCATTAGTGACTGTTCTCGTGACCAGAGCCTTGAGGGAGTTGCTGAGAAAGGTTGTCACTAGCTGATGGGCTAAACGGAGCTAAAGCTTCATGAAAGGCCTGAAGCTCTGACAGTGTGGACTGTGCATTGTATATCCTTATCCCCAATCTGAGACTGTAAAAAACAGATATCTCTAGAGCATGTACAAGGAAGTAGATGTTACCAATAAAGGCACGCATGGATTAGGATCTGGGCTTTTGCCTGCGAATGGCTTCTGACCCCGATCCCCACTTTATTTctgagtcttatttttctttattcttctgcgGCACCACTCCCTCAGGTCAGTTTGTTGTTGGGCTGGTCCCAacactattgagcctgtactccccaacaagagcagccaccgcCATGAGAAGCAACtccagagtagcccctgctcacttcaactagagaaaagcccacctagcaacaaagacccagcacagccaaaaattaatcaatacataaaactataaaaaacaaaaacctgtaggGCTCTGGCCTGCTGTGGTCCAAAGCCCAACTTGGTAAAGGACCCACACCCAGGCTGTCTGGGCCCCAGGCCTTTCTCAGGTTGCAATGGAGCTACCCCTGCAGAATGATGTCCGTGCAGCCTGCTGACCCCCAGAGGAGGCCTTCCCAGCACCCAAAAGCTCCTCCAGGTGGGCAGTCCCTCTTGGCTCCAGCCTGGCTGCCCCTACCCCTTGCCCAGGGTGCACCAAACATGAAGGACGTTGGCCAGCTTGAGCAGGGATGCAGCCAGCTGAGGATGGAGGCGTCTCAGTTCTATTTGAGGAACCAAGAAATGTCCCCTGTGAAAGGAGAAGTGTGCATGGCCCCCGGATACACATACCCCACCTCTGTCCCCAACGGAGTGCCCATTCTCTGGAAAGCCGCAAACATTCCAAGACTGGACTTCTGCTGAATCATCCCGAATTCTTTGAATTCCACGGGTCTAGGGAAAGATGTGGGTGAGGTGATCAGAGGCGGGGCAAGATCCCCAAAGAGGTTAAATAGGTCACCTTCACCCTGGGAGTTCACCCTGGTCTCCCCTGAGCAGAGGGACCCACACGCAGAGACCTTCTCCCCGGCTCCTGGCATCATGGCTCCCCTGAAGACACTGCTCCTGGTCGCCGTCCTCCTGGGGGCTCTTCTGCAGGACACCCACGCAGGTGAGAGCAGAGGAGAGACACAGGAGGAAGGGACACTGGGCAAGGAGGGATGGGGCCGCTGAGACCACAGCAGCTGCATATGCACATTATTCCTGCAAAGGTGTGAGAGGCTGGCAGCAATAGGATTTAGAGGGAGGCGTTCAAAGGAAAATAACGATGATGAAGACGGGGAGGAGGAAGATGAATGTCCTAGAACCTGGGGCTCAGCTTCTGAGGAAAAAATTGCTTGCACATCTCCCCCTGCAAATGTCATGAGGCAGTGACTGTGATTGTGTTTTGACAGTGGACAAGGAGCAATTCTCACAAGTATTTGTTAAGAGTCTGTTTATTTAATGGGTTTTTATATacaatgaggggcttccctggtagctcagttggtaaagaatccacctgcaatgcaggagacccaggttcgattcctgggttgggaaggtcccctggagaaggaataggaaaACTCCAGTTTTCAtggcctttcctggtggcccagacagtaaagatcctcctgcaatgctgggagacctgggtttggaagatcccgtggaggaggatatggcaaccctctctagtattcctgctaggagaagccccatggacagaggagcctggccgggctacagtccatgcggtgtcaaagagtgggacacgaccgagcacctaagcacagcacagcatatagaATGAGAGGGCTGGCATCAAGGCAGGAGCACACGACCCCAGAGCAggtgaaaaaaaagagatttttataCTCAGTTGGGAAAGGAAGGCTGAGCTAAGATGACTATTTTAGAGAAACAAAGCTGGTTAGTGCCCGTGTGGTGGCACAGTGGCAGGGCCGCAGTCTTCGGGGCTAGCTTAATTGGGGTGACCGTCACAGTTGGCTGCATGTCTCACTTTTGTAAAAGTCTGGGCCTGGCCAGCTCCGTGTCAGTCAAACCAAGCTCCACCCCCAAGATGGTAAGAGGACACTCCGAGGCTTCTCAGAAAGCACCTTGTGGTGGTCTGAATTGAAGTCACAGATCGTCTGTTTGCCGGTTTGCAGATGCTGGATATTTTTTCTCCTGCTGAGGACACCAAGCCCCGGGAAAGTGTGTTCACACCCGGGCCTccactttctcatctgtagaatggggtaGTGACAGCACCTGTCTCCAGGTGTGCTTAAGGACTGAAGGAACAGCTGCAGCCAAGGGTCAGCCCAGAGCCTGGTCCAGAGTCAACGTTTGGTTTTCGGGGCTGGTCTGAGTGTGAGCACGCATGgatgcacacacatgcagacacacacatatatgcgcAGACTCCCCAGGCACATAAAGATTCACACCTGCACACAGATCTCCACACACAAATGTGCACACGCACAAAGACGCACACACAGGCATGTGTACACAAATCCTCTCAAACACATACAGACATgtgcacagacagacacacaaacaccgCAGGGCCCCTCAAAGCACACACACGACCTCAtgcacacaaacatgcacactctgacacacagactcacacacagagacacaggtgCAGACCCCTCACATACTCCCCCACACAGAAACACGATCACAGAGCCCCCCGAGGAGACCCCTCCcaaccacacagacacacacatgcagaaacGCACACGCAAGGACCCACatgatgccacacacacacagactcctcaccacagagacacacacacgtTCTGGCCCTCACAGACCCTCCCCAAGCAGACTTGAGCACACATACCTGTTCCTGCTTGGCCTTCCCCGCAGCTCGAGCAGGCAACGTGGGCCGGGAGTGCTGCCTGCAGTTCTACAAAGGATCCATTCCCCAAAAGGTGCTGGTGGGTTGGTACCAGACCTCGGACGATTGTCCCAACAAAGCCATTGTGTAAGTCTGCCCTTGCCATTCCCCTCTGCCCCGCTTCTTACCCCAGGAGCTGAATGTGGGAGAAGGTGGACCCTGGAGCTCCAGGAAGGGCCACTGCGGAGGGGAGAGGACAGACCGGGGCCTTCATCCCTTGTCGCTCTGGTCCTGCTCCTCAGGGCCACTCCCACTCCACACTCCGTGAACCCCCAAAGGACCTCAGGCTGTGAGGTCTAAGCTCTTTATACATTTATGAGGAAAGGGAGGCCCTGAGAGACACGGGACAGCCCCATGCACAGGGACAGTCAGAGCCGTACGTGGTCGCTTCTGCAGCCTGGGCCCGAACCCTGAGCCCCTCCCAGGCACCCCTCATCCCCAGGGTTGTGTGGATGCAAATGGTCTGAGGTGGGGAGCAAACCGGTGCAGCCCTGGCTCCCTGGAAGGGTCGGGAATCACTGAGGACAGAGCGTGGGGTCCCAGAACTGCTGCTGCCACCCTGGGTGACTTCAGGCGAGTTCCAGCCCTTCTTGGGGGCTTGGGTCCTGGTCATCACAGGGCGAGGCTGTGCCAGGACTCCAGAAGGCCTCCCTGCCCTGACCCCCCACCATGGTGTTCTCCCTCCATGTAGGCTGGTGACTCGCTCTGGTAGAACCATTTGTGCAAACCCCAAGGACAAAAAGGTGAAGAAGGCAATGAAGTACTTGCAGAAACACATGAAGCCACCTGCTCTGGCCCTCCAGGAGTCCTGACCCCTCCTGGACTTCTTGTAGACCTCCCGCCTCCATGTTCATTACCCCAACCCCCAGCTCCTGGAGCCAGAGGAGGCCCTACAAGGATAAAGAGGCCCCTTGTCCCCTTTTCTGATTAAAGTCTTTCTCCCCCAGTCTGGGTTCAGCGTGTTCTGTCCACCCTGGCCTGTCGCCCTGGAAGGGCCCTCAGAGAACATCTAGTCTCTCCCTGTTCACGTTAGAGAGGGAAGCTGAAGCTTCGGGTGCAGACCACCCTCAGGGAGAGGGGGCCCCGGGAGAGAgatggaggcaggggtggggctgagggaTGTGGGATGAGCAGGGCAGGGGTGACAAGAGGCCAGTTGCCCACCCCAGCTCTGCTGCATGAGAGCAGGAAGAAGCCCTGGGAAGGGGCTTCCAGCTAGCCTCCCATCTAATCTGCCCCTGGCGTCCTCACGCCTGATCCCAATTCTACGAATGTTTCCAGGATTCTTTCCAGGCAGGCTGGGGTTCTGCCAAGTACTGGGGAGCTCCCTGGCGCCAGGGACTCCTGCAGCCCCTTCTCCATCTTGCCTACCTCTCAGCCCCCCCAACCACAAACTGCAGCCCAGCCAGCCCCAGAGGGTCTTTATAAGCCCAGCTGCGCACCCCCTCTCCTGGCTCCAACTCCAGGCTGGCTCCCAAGGCTGGAGTTACTCCCCCTTGTCCTGAGTACCCCGCCCCAGCCTCACCCCTGCACCCACTCAGTCCCATGGCTCCCAGCCCTCATCTCCCACTCTGAGCAGGCTGCTTCCCACATGGTCCGTGATTCCTGCTGACCTGAAGTGTGAGCCCCGGCCTACCAGGTGACATTGCACCCAGCCTCAACCCAAGCCAGCCTGCGAGAAGCCATCCTGGCTgccacccctcccacctctcctgcTCTTCGGGACGCTAGGGCAGCCCATGGGGGTTGTTTTCCTGTTGACTCCTGTGAGGGTCTGTAGTCCTGATTCCTCCATCATATTGGGAGCTCAGTGAGTCCCCCTAGAGAATCCACAGCCCATGTGCTCAGAAGGATGGAGAAGGACCCATCCCCAAACCCCTCTGTCCAGGCCCAGCTGAGGACTGGAGTCATGGGGAATGGACAGAAGTTGGAATCTTCAGATTCTAGATCTGTCTCACTCTCCTCACCAGCCGTGGGCCTGTGGCTTCTCTTTCTGGGGTGAAGTCTAGGGACAGGGGCAGTGTGTCCTTCTCTCATGGAATTCGGTGTTATTTGGCTGGGCTTTCTTTTCCGGGCCCTCTTCTGCCCCCTTGTGGTCAATTGTTTTATTGACGGGCAGACATCAGAGCCAAACCAACGAATAaaagtgatgataataataaggTTGATGATGGTGGTGAATTATCTTATCCGTGACTCCAGGGTCTTCTCAGCCACAGTTGGGCTTTTTCTCTGCCCCTGGTCCCAAGGAGTATCCCTCGAACAATCACCTCTGATCCAGAGTCTTTTGGGGCAGCCCAGTCTGAGTCCTTTGTGGGAAATGTTGTCTGGATCCACAGTGTAAGGGGTGGGGAAAAGATGATCTCAAAATTAGGGGAGGCAAGGAGATGCCCCTGTGACAGCAAGGGAGAACAAGGGCTGGAGCCTAGACCTCCTCACCCTGCAATAAAGACACTCAGGAAATTCcccgatggtccagtggttagctcTTGGCGCGTTTGCTGCTGttgtcctgggttcaatccctggtcagggaactaagatcttgctaAGCCAcgcggcacagccaaaaagaagaagaagagagacacTCAGAGATCATGCATGTAATCCCAGTGCATTGCAAACTCGCCTTAAAAGAATAAGAACTTTTTTCCTAGTGaaatcttcctgctgctgctaagtcgcttcagtcatgtctgactctgtgcgaccccatagacagcagcccaccaggctcccccgtccctgggattctccaggcaagaacactggagtgagttgccatttgagGCCCTTATTGTGAACTTGGATAAGTAGAGGACTATGAACAGGTaaagggcggggcggggggcggggtggccTGAGGGTCACAGAGCAAGGGGGTGTGTGGCTTAAAGGTCCCTCAGTGGAAGAGAGGTGGAGCCAGGACTGGCAACAACATGCAGGATTCGGAATCCAGGTGTTTACCAGCAGGGACAGGTGTAAGGTAGGTGGGGGGAAGAGGCAGGAGATGGAACCAGCCACCATGTTCCCCTGGGAAGGAGCCATTTTAAGGAATCATGACAGGGAGACTCGCCCAAAAGTAGGGAGGCAGGAAGCAAGAGGACAGGGCAGGGACCAGAGAACACAGAACAGTTGGGAGGCGCACTGGCCTCTCATTGTTCCTTCCACCTGGAAGGTGCTTCATCTCTTCTGCATCTGAAATCCAGCCCCCCTTCTGAGCTCAGCTCAAATGCTGCCTCCCTCAGGAAGCCTCCCTGACCTCCTTGGTTGCAGCTGATGCCCCACTCTGCgccctcctccagctccctgcTTTCGCTTTCGCTTTATCACACTGTCCCCTGTAAATATAGTTACTTGCAAATCTGACTCCCTGATGAGCTCCTTGGGGCAGGTATTTCTGACAGGCAACCCGGTACTTCCTGATTCATTTATGAGAAGGAGGAAGTCCTTTGTGTCTAGTGGACATTTGAGATATATATTTTCATCAACAAGCCCCCGTGTGAATCCCATGAGGAGCACGTCAAGAAAGAAGGTCCCAGAGGAGCGGTGCCCGCACAAGGTAACTGCGCTTCAGTCTAGGCATTGACGTGGAGTTCAGAATTGCGATCCTCTTCAGAATTGCGCTGCTCTTCAGTTGCCCATCAGAGGGCGCTCCAGCTCTCAATAAAGATGGATGTGCCTGACCACCAGGGCCCTGGCCTCAGCGCGGTCCCCAGGGGCTGAAGTCACCCACGTCGGATTATAGCTGCTCAAGGCCTCGGGTCAGCGTGTCTGTGGCTGGCCAGCTCTTCTCCTAAGGGAACTGGACAGGGAAACACTGCCAGGGGTTAACaggatgaagaggaagaaggaaaaccaCTGCTAGGGATTGCAGGGCCGCTAATTCCAGATGCAACGTAGGCAGTGCTGAGAGCACTGAGCTAGGGCTTTTTCACcgtgtttttttagattctgaaTTTGTCTATTTGGCATACATTTGTCACAAGTTACACCTTTCCTGTGATCTGGCTCTCGAAGGGACGCAAAAATCATACTGCAAACTCTTCAACCAATCCCAAGTCCCCCCAGCCATCTCCTTTATATAACTCACTTCCCAAACCAGTATTTCCCCAAATCACCAAGCGCTGGGTACCAGAAAATGAGGGACAGTGCCCGCGCTCCAAAACCCGCTATCATGACTCCCACAGGCCGGCTCTCAATCGTTGCCCCACTCctgccttgctttttccatggaaaCCGCATAAGGGTTGTGGCCTCGGCCTTCCCCacgcttctccttctgccctgtgTGGGCTGGCATGGCCCCTCCTCTTGGGAAAGGTAAGTAATAATGGCATTGAGTCACCTACATACATTTAAATCCCAtgagtacattttatttatttatttttattggagtatagttgattataaTGTTGAGTTAATTTCCATTGTtcagtaaagtgactca from Bubalus bubalis isolate 160015118507 breed Murrah chromosome 18, NDDB_SH_1, whole genome shotgun sequence harbors:
- the CCL17 gene encoding C-C motif chemokine 17 — protein: MAPLKTLLLVAVLLGALLQDTHAARAGNVGRECCLQFYKGSIPQKVLVGWYQTSDDCPNKAIVLVTRSGRTICANPKDKKVKKAMKYLQKHMKPPALALQES